The Lolium rigidum isolate FL_2022 chromosome 1, APGP_CSIRO_Lrig_0.1, whole genome shotgun sequence region CACCACCGTGCGGGCGGGTGCCCGGCGGCGCACCATCCTCTCCTCGTCGCCACTCTGGTGGAGGTGCTCAAGCCTGGCCAAGGTCAGCCGCGCCGCCCAAAGCCCTCAGCCGCCACCCACCAACCCCCTATGAGCCGCGGTCGAGAGACTCCTCTCCTGCCCACCGTCGTTTCGGACGGATAGGCACCGCTATCACCACCGGTAGCGGTGACAACAACGGTCAGGGGCAATGCGAGGGagggtgtggtgacccggcataccactgaatggtgtagtatgcaagtctgatataacaccaatgaaacaccgttccactagtattatatcgctcagagtggtacaacataaacatatgcgggtccaaggcatgtctatagaattacaacattgactttgTTACATAAGATTATCACAGCCTCCAACTTtaaaatgaggtaaaactgcaaataaactccagaagaacgactcgttgtctaatcttatcacgaactctatttgtagagtatataACTAACTatggaggctatgaatagattctagctaagtaggagctaggtttaggaagctagttcccttctatggctaaactaggttttctccttgttggatgtggtatctgattcctctgacagggtcctgtctcttgaagtagtggttgactcctcggccttcgggttgcactgtagatcctccttcgatgcctccatatctaagcagggaatttaagagtggtatgagtacgagcgtactcaacaagttcattatagggaagaggtgtttaatgcactagctacagcattagaccagaaagtctaataccaatgcaggttttcataaccatttcttcaaaaggttgcttttattcagaagaactatgtccgtcagccttcaccggtttactagagcttcatggagttcctttccggcaacgttcgtagttccatatccaggaacagggagtgacaggtcacgattcattacactctgcagagatgTGTTGCTTtatccataagagatcttaaccttggtgccaaccgagccgcgtgctcgtccacacttcctttggtgtgaggcccggtataaggtctagccaatcatgttcctccgctacctcgaacacccaccctttgttgcaatctccgaccctgggtcctcgccggtcctcttataccaattaaggatggacccggaccacgacgtcaattcagggctctaccataaattcttcaccggcagttgcaacccatcatagaccacattaccgtggggacttcaacgGGATCCCCACCCTGTagcttgtctctcgagatcaagtgcctacggtaatgcgcatccgttgatgaacgagagatggaaacacttttgactactccgtcccactccggatcttatggttaacacggttattacggcacaagaatcactggacgacatttgttgtttaatcctagatggatataaacccttgcaatggaacctccaccatatcaacacaatccatggttccattgcccaccacttagtcatattcatagttatgaaaatagtggttttgttttttatgcaatagtgataaacgtagtactttgcaattaatttggtaaaaatactcaaatggcatgagcaagtgatgaacttgcctttcttgactgcaagattatgcagagaaGGTCTtctatacgcaataactccaaattctgaaatagcatcatcgtccggtaagaacGATGTttgaaagattggcaaggatgcaataatgcacaaatatgatatgcaatcgctctaagcgtgacctaaccccgatgatttaggattagtgtgtTGTAATGATTTgtttagagtgtgttgcacttttaaagatatacacaaacaaggttcttattcagggttgcgttgttttagaatcataagcaagtggtaaatgcatagtaacaatcatacacaccaagggatagtggttgtataataagtaaagagcagctgtcgatttttaagtcctatagtgcatggttgatgataatttattatataattcaaaagaataacttttgaagaacatgttctataataaagaacaagtatgataattaggtttgtggggttctatggttttctatggttctaattggtttctggagtaagtagtagatggatcccaacaatgttggattcatcaatagctagggcttgtatggttttagtgaagcataagtatcttaagcaattattggttgctatcatggtgatatatcctagtggtaatagatagctaggatttataggtcctgttaggtagggttgatgagcactctctatttacttcaaaagaacaacttttgaagaacatacttcttaagggataagaagtattataattaaggtagaggttgtctagggtttcctTTTGGAGTTACTAAGTAAAgaatgattggctcctaaataggatggttcataattatgaagtacttgtagggtttagtggactatggttatgtaatgataaatattgggcaaagatgctattggagctcatcacaatggtgtgatgctaattaaggttaattaaggatgatatCCTTctgataggaactaggtttgtctaagatgaacacatggaatacccTTTTATTAGTGATAGATCTCTATTATATTATGAAGACCTGACAAGTATTTGTTTGCTACGATGGATCTATGACTACTATTGAAGTAATATGATCACATGTTAACTTGGGGTTGAGGTTTGAAAACTATTTAGGGTTCATAAgaagtaatggagctagggttcctacttgaattagggttttagggtttctcatgaaatgataggtttctagttttcttccttatggaactagggttttctaattaccctaaaATTCTTGAATTAATCACTTGTTTGCAAagttaaagttattaataactttgaaataaaaattatattggatttggcattttattatttttaaagacttTAATAATTAAAGtacttattaatcagggtttaaatccctctaattaggatttaacaaaataaccaataaataaaattagttttaatgttttctttaattatttactggtttttatttaatttagaaatttttcctaattattgaattttaattgcatttataattaaaagaaaaggcttaattattaagttgaaaacaattaaatttttattaaaaataaaaatttcatattatatttttattgaatagatttATTTTTAGGatgattttgatatctcatttgtatttttctgagttataatgaattttctaaatatttgcaaagtttcagcaattattgaatttgaaataaaagcTAAAAAAAATGACTAAACGCACCCGGACAGATACCACCCACAGTCGATGACTGGTGGGTCCGCTGCCAGGTCATCTACCACGAGGGCCTGACCAAGTCAAAATAGAGGTGGGTCGCACCTCGCCGGTCAACTCCACACCGGCGAGTCagccggcgacggcgccgccgatttacggcaccCCCGGACGCGAATCGAACATCTACGCACTCCCCTTGACACGCTGAGTTCCCTGGTGGGGTTGGTTTCTCGAGCGgagcaccggagcatcgccggagaaccAACCCGCGGCGGAGCAAGTCCGGCGAGGTCTCAAAATCGGCCTACTGCATGCTAAACGATGCAAACAAGGGAGCTCTGGACGCGTATTCTTACCCTGAGGCTGATGGTGTAGTCGCCGGTGAGGGTTGGGGTCGGATTCGAGCTGAGTTTCGCCGATACCGGCGATCACCGGCGCAAGGGAATCCTCAAATTGGCTCGATAGGGGATGCttcgacttgattccttgtactgGGATGATCTAATCCTCTTGCCAAAGCTCTAGAGCCCTACCATGGACCTTCGGGTGGTCTACAACGACGGCTAGCTGGAGAATTCTCCGACAGCGACCCCGGTGTGTGGAGAGGATTGAGAGAGATGGAGGATCTGAGAGAGATTGTGGTGAGGTGTCGAAGATCAAGCACTCCACGGCGCTCCTCCAGGTGGTTTTATATCCCGCGGCGTGCACTTTGGCGATGGCACGACGTCGGAGACGGTCGGGATGCGGCGATGTCGGCGAGCGTGTCTCGGCACGTATCTTGGCGCGTTTGAGATAGGCACGGACGCAACGAGGCTTGTATGCACTTCTGGCTGGTCGCGGGTGTCCGGGGCATCCATATCCTCGACGAGCAGGTGGCGAGGCTTCCACGCCGGCGTGTCGACCAtggagaggaagacgaagctggTTGGCTTCTGTTTTTATTTCGAACGGGTACATGGGTTGGGTTTTGACGGTGGACTAGACTGTTGTTGGGCTGCTCTGTATGCTGCGCTGCTGGGCTCGTTCGGGGTGttaaggtccaggtaagcctggtaaggtctctcttttttttatatttatttCCTGTTTTCCTTTTCTAATTTGTATTCTGTTTTAAATTCAATTCAATTAGTTTATACCCTGCAGGTAATTTATACTTTCAACATTTTTATGACTAAACAAAGGGCCATTGTATTTCTGAATTATTCTTGAATTACTTTTAACATAGGtgagctttattgtaaattttgattaagcatgattttatgcactaatgTAATTTTCCTTTCTCTTGTGGATTCAAATATGTTTTGATTTATGAGAAGTGACACCTCCAACTCAAAGTATTTGAGGGATTGTAATTAGAACTTAGTTTTTATTTGGGAAGTGATCTCTTGCTTATTATTTGATGTGCATAATTGTGTGTTAACAAATTGGAACATAAGGTTTACTTTATGGACAATTCTAGGGTTCCAATACTATTAACCTATTGACACATGGGTTGGAACTTaagtgtggtttaggttttagctGTGATCACACaggtgatgcacaaactagggttgagatataattctaggttgtggaTATGATATGACACCATAttgtatttgctagggtttacTCTCCTCtatgataaaatggttacttgcttaataattCATGTTCTACTTTAATTACTAAGAacttgagaattagttttgtcttctctcaattaacttctattgctatcctcaatttatcattaaagtaactaaagttgttatagttctttttatagttaactttggtcatatggatggatggtttctcaccatattaagtatggagttttactctaaggttttctaggttctttaattgaggaGTAAGTGGGATATAGTTGTGATAAGATTCTATTTATGATCACCAAgttattcacaagttaaggttaggatataagcctatggttgcttactagttacctccctatgatttcatgtggtgaatgatatatacttatcctattagggtttaacttatcctcacatacctcaagagcatgatcatggattaggcatgatccacttgttcttaatatctttacatcAAGTTCTTAgaatttatgatcattactcattttataatgatcaaggtttggcttcctaagttatctctcaagaattaggtttctcactcccaagattaagtattgtcttgatcaactaaatataacacttctattttactttcttggatgggactactatggttgcttcaataatttatatcccaggagaatacctgagatattctgttagggttttacTTAAGCAATGTTGATAtactcatctgggtatatggatagttctctccgtcaaattcaagtgttgcctcaactaacttgagtgtagcaccatagcttgagctctctttcataggaatagttattctagggtttatggtgtgttcacaatatctcaataggtatctagtctaaaactccacttggttatcttgattgaattaatctcctccttactttatcaattcatggatatggtattattccatgtgatattaggttatctcaccactccaagggaaatggtttacaacctaatgctttagttcaacgttgtcctttattcttaaatagataaagcttggattgatatgaatggtctctctcatttgggaatgacttgaataatactctagggttcctcttgaagatgatgatttaaatacttggatgtatatccaaggtttagctaaaggtttgttattgcttctctaaatattataatagaactctcacctctctaggtttgatgtataataatttggaatagagaagaattatattccttagttggatctccttgtcttgtttccaagattaaggtagaatgaatatcatagggtttatgataagtgcatggattagtttaagacatggagaagataagtgaagaatagtttctccaattattgttacttgatttccaattaaatggatgttcatatgttatggcaaggaatatcatgttgtgatcttcaataagatcaagtagttgatccttgattaataagttcttgtgttgattttaattccatttgatctaaccccttagatcaaattatctctacccaaaacaaggttttagcgaagtcacattgaggtttatagcgcttgacttgatgagctatttcaattccaccaaggtcaagtaaaacttcagttactgtgattgttttactttaaagcgcgaaaattccccagattttctatgcatgaatgcaatgcacacatctgtttcctctatttttgtaaccccattacctgggatattacagagggGGTTTAGGGTTGGTAGGAGGGAGGGCCTCTGGAGGGGGCTTAGGgttgtgaaagatcgagatgtcgcctagaggggggggggtgaataggcaattaaaaactcttgcggattgtcttgtaagaatgcggaattaaactatcgtttagtttacaagcacaaaccctaaatatgctaagctcaactaagtgtaacaataggaactagagctaagcaagataggcacaagatatatgtagcacaagtgatagcaagatatatatacttcaagcacgatggctatcacaaagaaagagagctcgggtatagaaataaccgaggcacgcggagacgaggatgtattcccgtgttcccttcctttgcaagaaggtacgtcacgtttggaggagtggaggtcccacgaaggattccccgcgccacgaaggctcaccctattctccgaaccacacccacgaaggataatggccctttccttatggttagttgTTCCTTCGcttcggagatggcaagctccacaaccacttcacaagctccacgaaggagaagcccgggcctcttcacaatcttcttgaagagatcaccggagcactaaccgccaagccaactaggaggtctccctccaagagtaacaagctcacggtctctcactcgaactaatcatggtggagagctcaacactatgcaatgatgcaaagcaagaacactaggtgttcaaatccttcactctcaaatcccccccaagcaacaaatgctaagatgagattggagaggaagaataatggggaaagtcaacaaaagactccaagatctagatcccaagagttcccctcacttagaggagaaatggattggtggatgtgtagatctagatctcctctcttagatccctcaagaataagcaagaatcatggggggagacaagagagagagcaagttcttcaaaggcaacaatggaggagagagaatgggaagaactacttgctcaaggtggaagaatggctatttatagctagggagcaaataaaaccgttggggggaaAGTCAAGCAAAGACGCGCAGGAAAATCGGCCCAGCCGGTCCACAGGCCCGCCGACCGGGGCAggagccggacaggccggtcaccTGCCCGGCCGGACCGGTGGGGCGGGAGCGAGCCGGGGGAGGCGGCAGCAGGCCGCGCCAGGCAGCGGGCCGCGCAGGGGAGACGGCCCGACCCGGCAAGGAGGCCGGTCAGGCCGggcgccgggtgggccggcggctgCCGGGCCCGGGGCCGGACCAAACCGAGGCCGCCTCAGTAAGAGGCCCGGTCGGTGTCAGCACCAGGGCCGGcctggaccgggtgggccggcaggccggtcggccgcccggccgctctttttttctttttattctgctttctccttttctttaataactaatgctcccgaacttcgattgacatgaaaccaattttgttggaaagataacgacgaatagaacccccaaaaaaagaacattttagatgattttagagagggagtctcccaccgtcaagaaacggtgaagacgtccaaactcgaaaacgcaatagaagatgcatgcggatttcgttttcgatgaacttgggcttgttgtaaagctagcaacaagctcaagaacctctcacagagaaacaccaagatgtAATAGGGATAtgaaaagtatgcaaagggttgagctccctaagacgatgtgatcaagttacccaaccgaatgcccctcttgatagtgcggctatctatcctataatccggtctcccaacaaccaccttgagaccggtaaaaggaaaacctagaaaggccatacctttgccttgcgcatcccgcttgatcttgatgatagctcttcacgctccactcaagccggaatgcctcacttgatcatcgttgcttcgtgtagactcacaaatgctcccccatacaccatgatgggaaagctctattgatgcacatcttcacatgtccattatcaccaaatggacggcaagcttcaagcatgtgattcacttgagagatgctcatcttgaacttgcccgactcaaccttgtatcttctcatactctatgatactatcttgagatgtatataaagaattcttcacttggaatcaagctctcaagatcttgatcatccattgcttatcacataagatagagtatggctaatattgagttccacataagaactccatcttcatttcttcttcttgatcatatcacatatatatcttcaaatcgatgatcttgatgccaatacataaggtgtatctttatcttcatggcaaccATACTTGAAtcaaacacatggaatacaagtagtacctatggaatattccttcatataaactcaatgaatacattagtccatagggattgtcattagttaccaaaaccacacataggggcaatatacccttacaggttgtaaaaaggaagaaaaaaaacacGAAAAATGCAAGATCCACAATTGTTTCCTGCTGCACGGCCAATTTTGATAACTTTGATACAAATATTGTATTTTTTGTGTCCTATCGTTTGAATTTCACCCCACGCATTGTATGTTTTTTTTATCGAGGGAAAACTCGTATCATTCTTGTCGATCCCGTTCGTGTAGCTTCAAATAATCTTTGAAAAAATGATCACATTGAAACGTCCATGCATAGCGAGCTTGCGCCGAGTGTCCCCAAAATATGATCTTACGAGTATGAAAACGATCATATGGAGTTAAGTTTTAATAAGAAAAACCGAGCCGCAGATTCGGTGAGCTAAttgtaaacaaaaaagaaaaaatatactAAGAAACAGCGCATGTAATTTTCCCAATAAGCACACCTTAAAATAAGCAAGTAATAATTCTTGCATCAGAATCCCTTTTTTCCCGCGGCTCCCAATCTTCGGATTTCGTTGCCCACACCGGAGTCCCCTTTTCAAAAATCCCTGCGCCCTGATTGGTCCATCGGACCCTCCCACGGATCGCGCTCCCTCCAGGTTCCTATAAATCTCTCCACCTCGCCACCGATCCATCTCGCAGTTCAAAGAGCAGCGCGCCCTCGCTTTCGATCCAGCCGCCGACGCCACATCTTGAGTTCGTCGGAGAAGATGGCCGGAAGGAAGGGCGCCGAGAGGAAGAAGGCGGTGACGCGCTCCGCCAAGGCCgggctccagttccccgtcggccgcATCGGGCGCTTCCTCAAGAAGGGCCGCTACGCCCAGCGCGTCGGCTCCGGCGCCCCCGTCTACCTCGCCGCCGTCCTCGAGTACCTCGCAGCAGAGGTAACCGATCAATCTATCCGAATGCCCCTCCCTCTTCTTCCTTTCTCGCGCTCGACGACTGGATTGGTTTCTGACGCGGTTGATCTTGGTTCTTCCCTCAGGTCCTGGAGCTGGCCGGCAACGCGGCGAAAGACAACAAGAAGAGCCGCATCGTGCCCCGCCACCTGCTGCTCGCCATCCGCAACGACGAGGAGCTCGGCAAGTTGCTCGCTGGCGTCACCATCGCCAACGGCGGGGTGCTGCCCAACATCCAGTCCGTCCTGCTCCCCAAGAAGACCGCcgagaaggccgccgccgccgctgagaaGGAGTCGAAGTCGTCccccaagaagaagaagtagcCGCGCCTAGCCTACACAGCATAGGGAGGGAGAAAATGTGTTTTGGTTAGGTGTACACAAGACAACAACTGGTTGTGCTTGGTCTCAGTTTTTGCTAAGGAAAGCTGAATCGTTTAGCCCTTTCAATCTTGATTGTCTCAAATCTTTCGTTTGGCTGTCGTGTATCCCAAATGATGCTGTTCATACTTGACCGGATCTCGAACTTGATGCGCCCACGCGATCTGTTTCCttggtccaagatttcttgtagttTGGTGTGGcgtggtgtcaattgtgaaagttttGAGGGGCGATCTGATTTCGGGTAGACGATTAGATGCATCAGCCAATTTGGGGATTATTTCTAGGGTTTATAGGAGATCTCTAATTGGTGAAAGACAGTGGTGCTCTGTGTGGTTACATTCGGGATGCTGCTGAACCGAAACGATGCTTTCTCTGCTCCAAATTGTTTATTGGGTTCCATGGATGTGTTTATCATACTTAGTTCAGTTTATGGTCAATTTGTTTGATGCTTGGACCGGGATCTCTTCTCTGTTTGAGATAGGATGGACTTCCAGTTACATAAGGTAATTAGCAAACCTACTGAAGATGGGTTTCCTGCTAGAAAAAAGTCGAGTTCTTGCTAGTGGAAGCTGAAAATAAATCTTCACTGTGTCAATCTGTTGTTCGAATCTCGTGTACTGTAGTTGCACTGACTGAGAACAAGATTCAAGTATGTGCACCCTTACGAGACCAGTTACGAGGAGAGTATTCTTGGTCTGGCTATGACCTATGCATCTACCTGTGCTGCCAAGGTACCAAATGGAGTTGCTTTCTGAGAAGGTAGAAGGGAAGGAGAGATTCTGCTCATTTGTGTGCTGGAGCATACATGTAGTATTGCTTTGTTGGAACAAACATTAGAGGTTTGTCACGAGACTGCATATATGGAACATggggcatgtgaacccactttttgaaaagttccgtttgtgatgtcaaaacattcaaaaatcgaaacacaaaatgatttcccagatgatctcaaatatgtgccctggacatgagtttcgtgacgaaaaaaccttttattttgtctcggtaaaaaagtgaaattttgcagggctatatagcagtatatatgtgacgtattttgtcgattctgaaataaaaaagtggtttctccgcgaaaactttctacccacacatggaacatgcgtacgtacccgaatatttttatttcagaattttttcacatttgaaaaatgcatttccaactagggttcacatgcacccaggtTCAAACCGGAACCCCCTTTGATCCATTATTAGCATATGTCACTGTTTGACGAAAGCAAAGCTACAAAATTTTATTAGGAAAAGTATTGTTATCCCTCGGAGGCACAACCTCTCGCAACCTCCACCTTAGCGTTGCGACGCGTGTCTCGTGGACACACCACCGGATGTGCCTCCTTCCCTCTCTTTTTTCCCTTCTTATCCTCTCCCGAGTCTTCGCCTCCCACCTCCATTATTCCCCTCTGCGCGACCGTCGCGCTCCACCGACATGCACACGAAAGGagccgccacctcctccacctcgttgTTCCTCACATCTCCCTCCCTCAACTGCTAGTGTTGCAAGCTCCACCATAGCCATATCCCCCTACCTCACGTTCTTTTCCCGAATACATTTGGCGCCGGGTTGTAGCCATGGTGGCAAAGGGGAGGCGGCGTAGCGGCGATGCTGCGAGGCTTGGCCACNNNNNNNNNNNNNNNNNNNNNNNNNNNNNNNNNNNNNNNNNNNNNNNNNNNNNNNNNNNNNNNNNNNNNNNNNNNNNNNNNNNNNNNNNNNNNNNNNNNNGGCTTCCTAgtacatgaacgtggaattgaaatCGGctcgaaaagtcaagaggcaagtacgaacaatgaagccacctaccaccaagaaggaactccaaagtctcatcggcaaaatcaatttcgtcagaaggttcatctctaatctgtcaggacgaattgagccgtttatgggattggtaaaaatcaaacctgatgaggagtttcactggggggcagagcaacaaaaagcgtttgatgagattaaacaaTATCTgacgaagccgcccgtgttggttccgccccagc contains the following coding sequences:
- the LOC124708671 gene encoding protein H2A.6-like, with translation MAGRKGAERKKAVTRSAKAGLQFPVGRIGRFLKKGRYAQRVGSGAPVYLAAVLEYLAAEVLELAGNAAKDNKKSRIVPRHLLLAIRNDEELGKLLAGVTIANGGVLPNIQSVLLPKKTAEKAAAAAEKESKSSPKKKK